A single genomic interval of Antechinus flavipes isolate AdamAnt ecotype Samford, QLD, Australia chromosome 1, AdamAnt_v2, whole genome shotgun sequence harbors:
- the LOC127544412 gene encoding uncharacterized protein LOC127544412: protein MGKKTQILPHDLVPEEKSFFQKAKSLFPGPPHRVTPCSSSSDEQVLDVEGQNGIPAAASARQEEEVAGSSWGPSSALAAPSSSLEVPLVLEELFPPGLPRVLEKVMQAWADKSHRDTRSETSSSEITSEASSKWDQGDESEAEEEQTRVISIKKTFGDPRSKKVHPAPPTEYTTCQEMLYEPSFNWPLGKDAQGQQESPASSPAKGRQGLWKRRGKVQPALDAKSKTTPRTDREQSSSSAQRQGPETNRGRFRGFWRSLFSGGR, encoded by the exons ATGGGGAAGAAAACTCAGATATTGCCCCACG ACTTGGTCCCGGAGGAGAAGAGCTTTTTCCAGAAGGCCAAATCCCTTTTCCCAGGTCCCCCTCATCGGGTTACTCCCTGCTCCTCAAGCAGTGATGAGCAAGTGCTGGATGTGGAGGGCCAGAACGGCATCCCGGCTGCCGCCTCAGCAaggcaggaggaggaggtagCGGGCTCATCCTGGGGGCCAAGTTCAGCTTTGGCGGCTCCTTCTAGTTCACTGGAAGTTCCCCTGGTTCTGGAGGAACTATTCCCTCCTGGTTTGCCCAGGGTCCTGGAGAAAGTCATGCAGGCCTGGGCTGACAAGAGCCACAGGGACACAAGATCCGAGACATCCTCCTCCGAGATCACCTCGGAAGCCTCCTCCAAATGGGACCAAGGGGACGAGTCTGAAGCCGAGGAAGAACAAACGCGAGTCATCTCGATCAAAAAGACCTTTGGTGATCCACGCAGCAAGAAAGTGCATCCAGCCCCTCCCACAGAATACACCACGTGCCAGGAAATGCTCTACGAGCCCTCCTTCAATTGGCCCCTAGGCAAAGATGCTCAAGGCCAACAAGAGAGCCCAGCCTCTTCCCCCGCCAAAGGCAGGCAAGGGCTCTGGAAAAGGAGAGGCAAAGTCCAGCCAGCCTTGGATGCCAAGTCTAAAACAACTCCGAGGACGGACCGCGAGCAATCCTCTTCAAGCGCCCAGAGACAAGGCCCAGAGACAAACCGAGGTCGCTTTCGGGGCTTTTGGAGAAGTTTATTCTCTGGAGGACGGTAG